TGAGTCCTGATCTTAGaactaaaagagaaataaaaggacGAGATGTGCTCATACACTGGTTCCAGATGCGTCACCCCAAGGAACTAATCACCCGGGGCATGTGTATAGAGGTGTGCGTGACAGCAGCGTGTATAGACAGCAGTCCCGCAGAGAGACTTAAGAAACACTTTGAGAGAGTATAGAAGctggggggtgtagctcagtggtggaaccCTAGTCTAGCATCTATAAGGCTCTGGGTTCTATCCCAGGCAAAGAGGTGGGAGATGAGAACCTCTGAGTAAGACCCTacttggagccgggcgtggtggagcacacctttaatcccagcacatgggaggcagaggcaggaggatttctgagttcgaggctagcctggtctacaaagtgagctccaggacagccagggctatacagagaaaccctgtctcgaaaaaccaaaaaacaaacaaacaaacaaacaaacaaacaaaaaaacccaaaaaacaaagacCCTGCTTGGACACAGCATCTGTGCACTTGAAACCAAATTAAGATGGATTCATATTGAATTGGTGTGGCCAGTCccttattaaaatgaaaactgattatcaagtgtgctggctagttttatgtcaacttgacacaagctagagttatctgaaaggagggacactaaattgagaaaatgcctccatcaagagctggctctaaggcattttcttaattagtgattgatgggggatggTGCAGCCTatcatgggtggtgccatccctgggctggtggtcctgggctctataagaaagcaggctaggcAAGCCGCGAGGAGCCTGGGACTTACTAAGTAGACCATGCTGACAtgttctgcttcctaagtgctgggatcaaaagcatacACCACTCCAGCCAGCCATATCGTGATCTTTTGTTacgttggttttgttttgaacagggtctcaatatgtagccctggctgtcctggggctcaaggtgtagaccaggctggccttgagctcatagagatctacctgtcttggCCTCTTAcatgctgggatcagaggtgtgtaccaccatgcctagtctTGCATTTTGTTATTACACAGTAGATTTCTCGGGAGCTTTTTCCATTTGCCCCGGTGGTGCATAGAAATCGAATTTTGGAGGTCCATTAGAAAGGCTTTAGCATCAGATAAACCTGGATTCAAGAAAGGGAAACATTTATATGCGTCGATGAGAAACCAGGGAATATGTGAAGTCTGGATTCAAATCTATTGCTTTTTTGCTATGTGACATTGGCTAAGGTCCTCagcatttttttaatttgagttgTTCTATAAGACCATAATAGTGCGTCCTAGGGGTTGTGTAAAGATAACAGTCATGCCAGTGCACACTCATTAAACACCTTTCTCAGTAGCATTTCATCCAAGGCTGGCCTGaaccgtgtagcccaggctgacatgGAATTAGCGGTCTTCCTGTCTTCCTAGTGCTGGGCATAGAGGTgtctgccatcatgcctggctcataGAGCATTTTCTAGGAGCTTTTCTGTTTAATCTCTCTGGTCTAAAAGAAACTAAGGTTAACCTTATTGGGGCTGCCTACCCTTTAAGCACACTGtggccccccaacccccaggtcATAGCTAGACCATTTTGGTTAGACAACTTGCCAAGTATCCAGTTTGAGAAGGTAGCCCAGCCCAGTGTTTGAGTACTGGATGCCTGCCTTCTCTTCCCATGGGCCATCTTAGTTTCCCGTAGCATTTCCAGAGCGTCTCGCTTAGATGTTTCTGCTGTCCGTCATGGGTAATTCACCAGCTttgtcctattttattttattttattttattttattttattttattttatttttatttttcgagacagggtttctctgtatagccctggctgtcctggaactcttgtagaccaggctgacctcaaacttaaaaattcacctgcctctgcctcccaagtactgggattaaaggcgtgcgccaccacgcccggcccatcaGCTTTGTCTTACACACAAACTCCTTCCAAAGAAAatgagtttaagaaaaaaaagagttttttgttgttgttgtttttttttttttttttttttttttttggtgtcaaGGATTAAATGTAGGAGCTAGACTAATAGGCAACCGCAGAGCTACAGACCCCAGCCTGGAATGAGTTATTCGTTTTATGGTTATTGAAGGTGTCAGAGAGCTGGCTGGAGAGTTAGCTCTCTCTGACCCTTGTTGCTCACTGGCTTCTTCTTCCCCAGAGACGAGGATGGTCGGACAGGCAATGTCTGTGAGTCCTCCGCAGTGCCCCTGGGGCTGAGGCTCCACCAGCAGCCATGGGGCTGGACTGGCCCCAAGCCTGGCTATTGGGCCTGCCCATAGCTGTGGTGTACGGCTCGTTGGCCCTCTTCACCTCCATCCTGCACAATGTGTTCCTGCTGTACTACGTGGACACCTTCGTCTCAGTGTATAAGATCAATAAAGTGTCCTTCTGGGTTGGAGAGGTAGGCCATGGGGCAGCTAGCACAATGGGAGACTGGGCATCGGGTTCCCAGGTAGACAGAAGGTGCTGGGTCCTGTCCCAGTGTTAGGCTTTTGGGCAGACTGTGCTGTTTAGCAAAACTCAGCCAGAAAAGCTGgtagggttatttatttatttgtttgtttgtttatttatttatatgagcatactgcagcttgtttgtttgtttgtttatatgagtacactgcagctctcttcagacacaccagaagagggcatcagatcccattacagatggttgtgagccaccatgtggttgctgggaactgaacttgggacctctggaagagcagtcagtgctcttaacctcttagccatctctccagcccttaaggaCTCTTCAGGAGGATTCTAGAAGCACTCCTGGCCACTGCCTTGACGCTCCGCTGTTTGTATGTTCATATATAATATACTCACGGGCATCAATTGGCTGGATACACTTAGCGGCTGCCGTGGGTCGCTGGAGTCCGATGTGTGTACCAGCCACCAGAGGGGTTTTGGCAGAGGAACATGCACAAAAGCTTGCCGGCAGGACGAACTGCCATCTTTGGGGAAGGTGCATGGACTGGTGTTGGGGAGCCCTGTACACCCCACCTGCCCATCTCTCTCTTCTTGCAGACTGTATTTCTCCTCTGGAACAGCTTCAATGACCCCCTCTTCGGCTGGCTCAGTGATCGTCAGCTCCTCAGCTCCCAGCCCCGGTGTGTCTTAGGGGATGGTACATCACTGCCCCCGTCTGACTCTGATGATCCCCCAAATGAAGGACTGCTGCTcatatttgggggaggggagggaggggcccCAGTTGTGGTAGGGGCATGGCCCAGCCAGGGGAAGGGGTTGACCCTAGTGTGACATGGGGCTCACGGCTCCATACCACATATATCCCTTGCTTCTTAGacattcccttccctttccctttttggtCCCCGGCCCTGAGAATCGGTATCCCATAGCCCTTTGGGTAGGGCAGTAGGACTGAGGAGAGGGTAAGCTGTCTCAGGTCAGGGGTTGGAGACTTGGGGTGTATCTAAGTGTGAATTCCTCCATCAGCCAGGGGAACCAGGGCCTGCCCTGGTGTAAAGGTTACCTCCTAACACCTTCCTCTCCCTGACAGGTCAGGAGCAGGGCTCTCCTCCAGAGACGTGGTGCTGACCCGGGTCCGGGCTCTGGGCTGGCATGGGCCGCTGCTGGCACTGTCCTTCCTGGCATTCTGGGTGCCCTGGGCCCCTGCTGGCTTGCAATTCTTACTGTGCCTGTGCCTTTATGATGGCTTCCTGACGCTCGTGGACCTCCACCACCATGCCTTGCTGGCCGACCTGGCGCTCTCATCCCACGACCGCACCCACCTCAACTTTTACTGCTCCCTCTTCAGTGCAGCTGGCTCCTTGTCAGTCTTCGCCTCCTACGCCTTTTGGAACAAGGAGGACTTCTCCTCCTTCCGTGCCTTCTGTGTGGTACTAGCTGCTGGCTCTGGGCTGGGCTTTCTGGGAACCACACAATTATTGAAGCGGCAGATTGAAGCGACCAGAAGGGACAGGGGTTGCCCGGGCCTGGACCTGGATGGTGGGTAAGTGACTAGCCTCGGCTTTCTACGCTCAGAGCCTGATTTTAACACCCAGTCCTGGCCCACGCTGGCGTAACCCCAcgtcttcctttcccctcttcccacaGCGTGTGTGAAGAGGAGCCGCCAGTGGGTGGTGAGGAAGCAGGCAACATCACCTTGGGCCAGTACCTCCGGCAACTGGCACGCCACCAAAACTTCCTGTGGTTCGTGGGCATGGACCTGGTACAGGTATGGAGAATCTTTCCTTCACCCCTCCTTCAAGAGCTGGAAATGTGGGAAGTCAGGAGAGCTAGGTTCTAGCACTTTCTGTGTACCTTACTCGCTTGTGTcatctctctcccctgccccctcATTCCCATGGTGCCTAGAATTGTTGAATCCAGAGCCTTGTATATTTTTAGGGAatcactctcccactgagctacacccctgcCTCTCTCACTGTGCGCTTAGGCAGGTCTCAGCCTCCAGGGCCTGTCTTCATCCATAATAAGActgaagaatctttttttttattttttaattcttctttcatgtttatgggtgttttgcctgaatgtctgtttgtgtacaagtgtgtgcctAGTACACAGGGAGTACTAAAAGAGGCTGTCAGATTCGATGGAACTAGAGTTAAGAAggctgtgagctatcatgtgggtccAGGGAGTTGATCCtggaacctctggaagagaacagccagagctcttaatcactgagccatctctccagctcctgaaacaacctttttcaaacaaacaaacaaacaaacaaacaaacacatcaagAACCACATCTAAAACATAGGTGTATACAAGTTAGCCAgacttaaaaatgatttattcttacgctacaaaaacataaaaattgttCTATTTGCTAATTTTACTATGCCTTCAAGCTAAAATTCCATAGGCCACAAGGGATTGTCATTTAGGTTTGTTTGGGCATATTCCATGTTTGGTGATATGGGACAGTATGCACTCTGCTCTGAGAACCAGGGCTGGGCTGCTGCTCTCCCCTGATGGCCTGTGAACTGTCATgtcctcctgccccccccccccttgtcctGCAGGTGTTCCACTGTCACTTCAACAGTaacttcttccccctcttcctggaACACTTGCTGTCTGACCACATCTCCCTGTCCACTGGCTCCTTCCTGTTGGGTGAGTAGTGCCTCCGGCCAGTGGCCAGCAGCTCTCACATGCTGCCCCAGGTCTGTTTTCCTTGGGTGGAGGTTAGTGGATCTCATTTCAGTCAGGAGTGATGGTGACACCCAGAGGCACTGTGACAAAGTGCAGCGCCCGGCCGCTGTGCTGTTATCTGAGTGGACTTGGCTgtactttttattctttctgagccattcattttttgtttgtttgttttgtttttcttttcttttctttctctttctttttctttctttcttttttttttttgagacaaggtttctccgtatagttttgatttttgtggaatttgctctgtagaccacgcaaagtctcaaactcacagagatgctcttacctctgcctcctgagacctGGAATTaaagtgtgtgctgccacaccacaccctgcttttttgtttttgtttttcccaccaCTCTCCTTTGTAATGGGAAGGTGATAATAATACAGTGGCCCCCTGTGTTGACCTGCTCCATACCCATCGGTCAGCCAACCATGGGTCCAGAGTATTAGGAGAAAGATCTGTGGCTCCATTAAACAtgcaatctttttgttgttgttgttttttcgagacagggtttctctgtatagtcctggctgtcctggaactcactttgtagaccaggctggcctcaaactcagaaatccacctgcctccgcctcccaagtgctgggattaaaggcgtgcgccaccactgcctggctaaacatGAAGTCGTTATGCTCACATGTTTATTATCTACTGCTTGTGTGGAGAGAGTGTGGGAGCATGCAtgctgtggtgcacatctggagGACATAGGACAATTTTCAGGaaatggttctttccttctaccatgtgggacccagggatcaaactcaggtcttctggcttGGTTGCAAGCcccattacctgctgagccatctcactgaccctaaAGCCTTTTTCTTTCCTGGCCCTGTCTCCTAATTGATACAGTGTAACAGGTATTTGCATAGCATTTACATGGTACTGAATATTATAATCAAGACATCAGGCCAAGCTTGATGacatacacctgtaatctcagcattatggaaactgaggcaggattgAGGAGAGTTTGATGCCACCCTggatctaataaataaatatattaattgataagttaattaattaataaacagtaacaacaataaaaacacctCAAAcagcaaataattttttaaaaggaaaacaacaacaaaaagagaatttAAAGTGTATGGGAGGGGTtgaggatgcagctcagttggtagaacctGGACGATCCTCCCCTGCTGGATTGGAttccctagcaccacataaacaTGGCACGGTGGTCCACATCTATAACTGACGGACTTGGGAGGTATGGTTAGGgccacaaattcaaggtcagcctaggctacatagcaagtttgaggctagccttggatATATGaaatcctgtgtcaaaaaaattgaaattgaatttttttataaagatttatttattattatacataagaatactgaagctgtcttcagatatgccagaagagggcatcagatctcattacttgGTGGTTtcgaggcaccatgtggttgctgggatttgaactcaggacctttggaagagcagtgctcttacccgccaagccatcttgccagcctgaaatagaaatttgtattttaatgaaataaaaggtTGAGCATGGCAGtgtaggcctttaattccagcacccagaagAAAAAAGCAGGCCgatttctgggagtttgaggccagcctggtctacatactgagatcctgtttcaaaacaaaaacaaaacaaagtaggtAGAGTGtaatggcacatacctttaaccccagcactgggaggcaaaggaggtggatctctgtgagagtttgaggatagcctggtctacagagcaagttccaggacagccagggctacacagagagaccctatctcaaacaaacaaacagacagacagacagacagacagacagatgagctTAAGGCCCTGTGGACACtaaattaaaagacaaaagtaTCTGGGAGTATGTATGTAGACCCTGTGCAGATCCAATGTCATTTGATATCAAGGTCTTGAAAATCCATCCACTTTGCTAGCTGTGAGGGGTACTAGAGTCAACGGCTATGGTCCCAAGGGACTCCAATATCTACCCCAAAGGGCTTGTGGAAATTATGGTGTGAAaagcagactggagagatggctcagtggttaggagcacactgctgctcttccagatgttccaggtttgatttctgtttacccacatggtggctcacagctgtaacgccagttccaggggatccaatgacctcttctggcctctggaacCAAAACATGCGTacacataaaacatacatatgtcatatatgtgtatatatatcatatattgcatatatatgccatcaagacatgcatacacataaaataaaaattaaaatacgcTAATAACGTGCGAAAAGTACAAGACATTGTCTGTTGGCAATGAATGCAAACTGACCCCGATTATTACAATGTCAGTTGCCAACCCTGTTGAGGCCGAGGCAttgctcctgaagaagtgggcccctcttccctccccaggcATCTCCTATGTCGCTCCTCATCTCAACAACCTGTACTTCCTGCCCCTGTGCCGGCGCTGGGGTGTCTATGCAGTGGTGCGGGGGCTCTTCCTGCTCAAGCTGAGCCTTAGCCTCCTCATGCTGTTGGCTGGCCCAGACCACCCTGGCCTGCTTTGCTTCTTCATTGCCAGGTATGCCCCGcctgcccccgcccccacacCTCTGTGTCCACCCGTTTTACGCTGGCCTCTTTCTCCCTGGGCAGCAACCGTGTCTTCACTGAGGGTACCTGTAAGCTGCTGACACTGGTGGTCACTGACCTGGTGGATGAGGACCTGGTACTGAACCATCGGAAGCAGGCAGCCTCGGCGCTCCTCTTTGGCATGGTTGCCCTGGTGACCAAGCCTGGCCAGACCTTTGCCCCACTGCTGGGCACCTGGCTTCTCTGCTTCTACACAGGTAAGGCTCATGGAACACAGCTTACTTGTACCAGCTCTGGGTCTTGTGCGGGGGACAGAAGGACTGTGCCTAGGCCTCTGTTGCCTTGGGATGCTGAGCCTTGCTGGCCCACCCCTTATGTTTTCATAAGTGAATTGATTCATTCAACAAAGTAGCATAGACCTGTATAGGCTGGGCCCTGTGTGTAAGGGGAGTAACATGGTAGGGCATATGCAATCTTAGCTGTCTTGGAGTTTAGATTCTAGATGGGtgttggtggcgcatgcctttaatcctagcagtcagaaggcagaggcagacagatctgtgagtctgaggccagcctggtacagagcaaattccagtatagccagggctacacagagaaaccctgtcttagaaaaaaatgttttagacaGGGAGAAGGGTGGACAGGGTGACATATGGACTGGGTTTTCAGCGTTTAAGGAAGCCGT
This genomic stretch from Mus musculus strain C57BL/6J chromosome 19, GRCm38.p6 C57BL/6J harbors:
- the Mfsd13a gene encoding transmembrane protein 180 — protein: MGLDWPQAWLLGLPIAVVYGSLALFTSILHNVFLLYYVDTFVSVYKINKVSFWVGETVFLLWNSFNDPLFGWLSDRQLLSSQPRSGAGLSSRDVVLTRVRALGWHGPLLALSFLAFWVPWAPAGLQFLLCLCLYDGFLTLVDLHHHALLADLALSSHDRTHLNFYCSLFSAAGSLSVFASYAFWNKEDFSSFRAFCVVLAAGSGLGFLGTTQLLKRQIEATRRDRGCPGLDLDGGVCEEEPPVGGEEAGNITLGQYLRQLARHQNFLWFVGMDLVQVFHCHFNSNFFPLFLEHLLSDHISLSTGSFLLGISYVAPHLNNLYFLPLCRRWGVYAVVRGLFLLKLSLSLLMLLAGPDHPGLLCFFIASNRVFTEGTCKLLTLVVTDLVDEDLVLNHRKQAASALLFGMVALVTKPGQTFAPLLGTWLLCFYTGHDLFQQSPMTPVGSVRPWPELPAPAPAPAQAPTLRQGCFYLLVFVPITCALLQLFTWSQFTLHGRRLRTVKAQRQNLAQIHTLNIKMV